From Virgibacillus ihumii, the proteins below share one genomic window:
- the recA gene encoding recombinase RecA gives MSDRKQALDMALKQIEKQFGKGSIMKLGEQTEQKIATIPSGSLALDVALGIGGYPRGRVVEIYGPESSGKTTVALHAIAEAQRKGGQAAFIDAEHALDPTYARALGVDTDELLLSQPDTGEQALEIAEALVRSGAVDIVVVDSVAALVPKAEIEGEMGDSHVGLQARLMSQALRKLSGAINKSKTTAIFINQIREKVGVMFGNPETTPGGRALKFYSSVRLEVRRAETLKQGNDMVGNKTRVKVVKNKVAPPFKKAEVDIMYGEGISKEGEILDIGSDLDIVQKSGAWYSYNGDRLGQGRENSKEFLKANEDVMAEIHDAIREHYSLDEEPDEADEEEPSGKQSQESMDV, from the coding sequence GAGAAACAGTTCGGTAAAGGTTCTATAATGAAACTGGGTGAGCAGACAGAACAAAAAATCGCAACGATACCAAGCGGCTCATTGGCTTTGGATGTAGCATTGGGCATTGGGGGGTACCCAAGGGGACGCGTTGTCGAAATATACGGTCCGGAATCGTCCGGTAAAACAACAGTAGCGCTCCATGCGATTGCCGAGGCACAACGAAAGGGTGGACAGGCGGCATTCATCGACGCGGAGCATGCATTGGATCCAACGTACGCACGTGCGCTGGGTGTCGATACGGATGAGCTGCTCTTATCACAGCCGGATACCGGTGAACAAGCATTGGAAATCGCTGAAGCGCTGGTTCGCAGTGGAGCAGTCGATATTGTGGTGGTTGACTCAGTAGCAGCATTGGTGCCAAAGGCGGAAATTGAAGGTGAAATGGGAGATTCCCATGTAGGGCTGCAGGCACGCCTGATGTCACAGGCGCTGAGGAAATTATCCGGCGCCATTAATAAGTCAAAAACAACAGCTATTTTCATTAACCAAATCCGCGAAAAAGTTGGAGTAATGTTCGGGAACCCTGAAACGACTCCAGGCGGACGAGCATTGAAATTCTATTCATCTGTCAGATTGGAAGTTCGTCGTGCGGAAACATTGAAACAGGGCAATGATATGGTAGGAAATAAAACACGCGTGAAAGTAGTCAAGAATAAAGTGGCTCCTCCATTTAAAAAAGCGGAAGTTGATATCATGTATGGTGAAGGTATCTCCAAGGAAGGGGAAATCCTGGATATCGGTTCCGATTTGGATATCGTCCAGAAAAGCGGAGCATGGTATTCCTATAACGGCGACAGACTTGGACAAGGCAGGGAAAACTCCAAAGAATTTTTGAAGGCTAATGAAGATGTAATGGCTGAAATCCATGACGCAATCAGAGAACATTACAGTCTGGATGAAGAACCGGACGAAGCGGATGAAGAAGAACCATCCGGCAAACAAAGCCAGGAGAGCATGGATGTCTAA